One Candidatus Binataceae bacterium DNA segment encodes these proteins:
- a CDS encoding RidA family protein, with protein sequence MEKNDVVVPKGQEILYNNFHFAPAVKDRDHLYCSGVIGMGPDGKVSSDPETQFTQAFEGVKAVLETAGLSFRDVVDITSFHVGLQANMRSFMKVKDRYVSEPYPAWTAIGITELAVPGGLVEVKVIARMRG encoded by the coding sequence ATGGAAAAGAATGACGTCGTAGTACCCAAGGGCCAGGAAATCCTCTACAACAATTTTCATTTCGCGCCCGCGGTAAAGGACAGGGATCATCTTTATTGTTCCGGCGTCATCGGCATGGGACCCGACGGCAAAGTCTCGTCCGATCCGGAGACGCAGTTCACGCAAGCCTTCGAGGGCGTCAAGGCGGTGCTCGAGACGGCCGGGCTTTCGTTCCGCGACGTGGTCGATATCACCTCGTTTCATGTCGGCCTGCAGGCGAACATGCGCAGTTTCATGAAGGTGAAGGATCGCTACGTGAGCGAGCCATACCCGGCGTGGACGGCGATCGGGATCACCGAGCTGGCGGTGCCGGGCGGCCTCGTCGAAGTCAAAGTGATCGCGCGGATGCGCGGCTAG
- a CDS encoding pyridoxamine 5'-phosphate oxidase family protein, producing MDTAQREMLANLLAKEKVAVLVTQGEEYPTATMQAFCETAALEILFILNEGSFKHNNVLARPKVAVLVDDRETGDITTFRVSRAIIDGIANEVPRDSDEWKRCETMFLAKAPFEAPFFKYPTLRMIKITPARVSYAGADRVSFKAEF from the coding sequence ATGGACACCGCGCAACGCGAAATGCTCGCCAACCTGCTCGCCAAGGAGAAGGTCGCCGTCCTCGTCACGCAGGGCGAGGAGTATCCGACAGCCACGATGCAAGCCTTCTGCGAAACGGCCGCACTCGAAATACTGTTCATCCTCAACGAAGGATCGTTCAAGCACAACAACGTGCTGGCGCGGCCGAAGGTCGCCGTGCTGGTGGATGATCGCGAGACCGGCGACATCACGACGTTCCGCGTCTCGCGCGCGATAATCGATGGCATCGCAAACGAAGTGCCGCGCGACAGCGACGAGTGGAAACGATGCGAGACGATGTTCCTTGCCAAGGCGCCCTTCGAAGCGCCATTCTTCAAGTATCCGACCCTGCGCATGATCAAGATCACGCCGGCGCGCGTGTCATACGCGGGCGCAGACCGGGTGTCATTCAAGGCCGAGTTCTGA
- a CDS encoding TolC family protein: MRKKPTGRRSRCARVSAAAITMMFAGCTYFAQAPEIAPNRYAPPQPNETWSPPTKTASEFVAPAGDRAPAHVPIAPAEASVRTYDLPQLIDVSLTNNPGTRQAWERARAAAAAYGASRAPYYPKLSTQTRAGYTRQIVELPGQVGAFKQWESEPVLRLTYTLIDFGRRDADDEIAREQLAASNFSFNRELQTVVFATQQAFYALAAAKAGVTAAEQNLELARTDDDAVQKRVDLGLATQPELLLARERVAQSEFDLANAQLLVHEGQASMALAIGVAANAPFDVESLERQPVPKTLGAQVDELIARAVRARPDLASQVASLNASQAGITRARAEFYPYVTGLAEYGEQTWNFRFVSPPSITTNQPQYTAGFSLNWDIFTGFQRLNNLKQAKANTAEAAATLQSSELAAIADVWRAYYEFESTLKKYAYAEALLAATQEAYNANLDTYRQGLSTIVELLTADRDLANARYTMIQSTADLLTSSAAVAYAVGAIEMPRHH; this comes from the coding sequence ATGCGCAAGAAGCCAACTGGACGCCGCTCACGATGCGCACGAGTTTCGGCCGCTGCGATCACGATGATGTTCGCGGGATGCACCTACTTTGCGCAGGCGCCGGAAATCGCGCCGAATCGCTATGCGCCGCCGCAGCCGAACGAAACGTGGTCGCCGCCGACGAAGACCGCGAGCGAATTCGTCGCACCTGCCGGCGACCGCGCGCCCGCGCACGTGCCGATCGCGCCAGCGGAGGCATCAGTGCGCACTTACGATCTGCCGCAGCTAATCGACGTGTCGCTCACCAATAATCCCGGCACGCGCCAGGCGTGGGAGCGTGCGCGCGCTGCGGCTGCAGCCTACGGCGCGTCGCGCGCGCCGTACTATCCGAAGTTATCGACGCAGACACGCGCCGGCTACACGCGGCAGATCGTCGAGCTGCCGGGCCAGGTCGGCGCATTCAAGCAGTGGGAATCCGAGCCGGTGCTGCGGCTCACCTACACGCTGATAGATTTCGGGCGCCGCGACGCCGACGATGAAATCGCACGCGAGCAGTTGGCGGCCTCGAATTTCAGCTTCAATCGCGAATTGCAGACCGTCGTTTTCGCGACGCAGCAGGCGTTTTATGCGCTAGCCGCCGCCAAAGCCGGCGTGACCGCCGCCGAGCAGAACCTCGAGCTGGCCAGGACCGACGATGACGCCGTGCAGAAGCGCGTCGATCTCGGTCTGGCGACGCAGCCGGAGCTGCTGCTCGCGCGCGAGCGCGTAGCGCAGTCGGAATTCGATCTTGCCAACGCTCAACTTCTCGTGCACGAGGGGCAGGCGAGCATGGCGCTGGCGATCGGCGTCGCCGCCAACGCTCCATTCGATGTCGAAAGCCTCGAACGGCAACCGGTGCCCAAAACACTCGGCGCCCAGGTTGACGAATTGATCGCGCGCGCCGTGCGCGCGCGGCCCGACCTCGCCTCACAGGTCGCCTCGCTGAACGCCAGCCAGGCGGGAATCACGCGAGCGCGCGCCGAGTTCTATCCCTACGTCACCGGGCTGGCCGAATATGGCGAGCAGACGTGGAATTTCAGGTTCGTCAGTCCTCCATCGATCACGACCAATCAGCCGCAATACACCGCGGGATTCTCACTCAACTGGGACATCTTCACGGGCTTTCAGCGTCTCAACAATCTGAAGCAGGCCAAGGCCAACACTGCGGAGGCTGCTGCTACATTGCAATCGAGTGAGCTCGCCGCGATCGCCGATGTATGGCGCGCATACTATGAGTTCGAATCCACGCTGAAGAAGTATGCATATGCGGAAGCGCTATTAGCCGCGACGCAGGAAGCATATAACGCCAACCTCGATACATATCGGCAAGGCCTCAGCACGATTGTCGAGTTGTTAACCGCGGATCGCGACCTGGCGAACGCGCGCTACACTATGATCCAGAGCACCGCCGATTTGCTGACATCCTCGGCAGCGGTCGCATATGCAGTCGGAGCGATCGAAATGCCTCGGCATCACTAG
- a CDS encoding alpha/beta hydrolase, which translates to MALTIDPQTKVFLDGANAAGPLFLRAETPEQARAKMQAMLEASPVPPQEIYRVEDRHIPGPGGQIPIRIYTPAARLPVGVLVFFHGGGWVLGDLASHDNLCRAIANSAGCLVVSVDYRLAPEHKFPAAPNDCYAATKWVAANAASFGGIPDKLAVGGDSAGGNLAAAVAMMARDGGGPKLAFQLLIYPVTDSSLDFPSQREFAGDGFILSSADMKWFWDHYLVNAGDGANPLASPLRARSLAGLPPALVQTAGLDPLRDEGEEYAAALKRAGNQVTLTRYEGVTHGFVSFFDMIDKGKAGIREGAEALRAAFGG; encoded by the coding sequence ATGGCGCTCACGATCGATCCACAGACCAAGGTTTTTCTCGACGGCGCGAATGCTGCCGGTCCGCTGTTCCTGCGCGCCGAGACGCCCGAGCAGGCGCGCGCCAAGATGCAGGCGATGCTCGAGGCGAGCCCGGTTCCGCCCCAGGAGATCTATCGCGTCGAGGATCGGCATATCCCCGGCCCCGGCGGCCAGATCCCGATTCGCATCTACACACCCGCGGCGCGGCTGCCGGTCGGAGTGCTGGTTTTCTTCCATGGCGGCGGGTGGGTGCTCGGCGACCTGGCGAGTCATGACAATCTCTGCCGCGCGATCGCCAACAGCGCGGGATGCTTGGTCGTATCGGTCGATTACCGCCTCGCGCCCGAGCACAAGTTTCCGGCCGCGCCCAACGATTGCTATGCGGCGACGAAGTGGGTCGCTGCCAATGCCGCATCGTTCGGCGGGATTCCCGACAAGCTGGCAGTCGGCGGCGACAGCGCGGGCGGAAATCTCGCCGCGGCGGTTGCGATGATGGCGCGGGACGGCGGCGGACCGAAGCTCGCTTTCCAGCTTCTGATATATCCCGTCACTGATTCGAGTCTCGATTTTCCATCGCAGCGCGAATTTGCCGGTGACGGCTTTATCCTGTCGAGCGCCGACATGAAGTGGTTCTGGGACCATTACCTGGTAAATGCCGGAGACGGCGCGAATCCTCTCGCCTCGCCGTTGCGCGCAAGGAGTCTCGCGGGATTGCCCCCGGCGCTGGTACAGACTGCTGGCCTCGATCCTTTGCGCGACGAGGGCGAGGAATATGCCGCCGCGCTGAAACGTGCCGGCAACCAGGTCACGCTCACGCGCTATGAGGGCGTCACTCACGGCTTCGTGAGCTTCTTCGACATGATCGACAAGGGCAAAGCAGGCATTCGCGAAGGCGCGGAGGCATTGCGGGCCGCATTCGGCGGATAG
- a CDS encoding class I SAM-dependent methyltransferase, which produces MESTHPENKNSWLDAFANIRADREAALRQYRERAATYDLELNFLEPVRRRAISRLWLRRGTIVVDVACGTGLSFRSLSRQVGSKGRVIGIEQSAEMLERAAERIRTNDLQNVTLIHAPVEHARIPVIADAALLHFAHDVMRTPAAIGNVLNSVKPGGRVVAAGLKWAPPWKMPVNMAVFFAAMRSLTAFEGLRHPWSYLEPSLTQFDVESLLSDGVYIASGFKNAASRSLIDQ; this is translated from the coding sequence ATGGAATCGACGCATCCCGAGAACAAAAATAGCTGGCTCGACGCCTTCGCCAATATTCGTGCGGACCGCGAGGCAGCCCTGCGCCAGTATCGCGAGCGCGCCGCGACTTACGACCTCGAGCTGAACTTTCTCGAGCCGGTTCGCCGCCGCGCCATCAGCCGCCTGTGGCTGCGCCGCGGCACTATCGTCGTCGACGTCGCGTGCGGAACGGGGCTCAGCTTTCGCTCGCTCTCGCGCCAGGTCGGTTCGAAGGGCCGCGTGATCGGAATCGAACAGAGTGCCGAAATGCTCGAGCGCGCCGCGGAGCGGATTCGGACTAACGATTTGCAGAACGTGACCTTGATTCACGCGCCGGTCGAACACGCGCGCATCCCCGTAATCGCCGATGCCGCACTACTTCATTTTGCTCACGACGTGATGCGCACGCCCGCTGCTATCGGCAACGTTCTGAACAGCGTCAAACCCGGTGGCCGCGTCGTGGCCGCGGGACTTAAGTGGGCGCCGCCGTGGAAGATGCCGGTGAACATGGCGGTGTTCTTCGCCGCGATGCGCTCGCTCACCGCGTTCGAGGGCCTGCGCCACCCCTGGAGTTATCTCGAACCATCGCTTACGCAGTTCGACGTCGAAAGCCTGCTGAGCGACGGAGTTTATATCGCCAGCGGCTTCAAGAACGCCGCATCAAGGTCGCTGATCGATCAGTAG
- a CDS encoding YtcA family lipoprotein, with translation MKTGRIFTRFASIAVLVSAASGCDPIVNIAGANFPSWLVSAIAGAILAILVRPIFVLLRIERYLWPLPIVYLSLGTLMSCIVYLIFFNRI, from the coding sequence ATGAAGACCGGACGAATCTTCACGAGGTTCGCCTCGATAGCGGTACTCGTCAGCGCCGCCTCGGGCTGCGATCCGATCGTCAACATCGCCGGTGCCAACTTTCCGAGCTGGCTGGTGTCGGCGATCGCGGGCGCGATCCTCGCGATCCTGGTTCGGCCGATCTTCGTGCTGTTGCGAATCGAGCGCTATCTCTGGCCGCTGCCGATCGTTTACCTGAGCCTCGGCACACTGATGTCATGCATCGTTTACCTGATTTTCTTCAACCGGATTTGA
- a CDS encoding glutathione S-transferase family protein, with protein sequence MKIYGSSKSRAARSLWAAEELGLKYDHVPVAPSEAKSAEHLKHNPNGHVPVLEDDGNTVWESMAINLYLAEKYGKNSLWPAEAAHGDVFKWSFWAMTEVEPHLMTLLMQRVLLPADQRDEKAAQKAADALKAPLGVLNHALTGKEYLTGNSFTIADLNVASVLSWAAMMRLDMSATPAVADWLKRCLGREANAKVRALK encoded by the coding sequence ATGAAAATCTACGGCAGTTCGAAATCACGCGCGGCGCGATCCCTGTGGGCGGCCGAGGAACTCGGCCTCAAGTACGACCATGTCCCCGTTGCTCCTTCGGAGGCGAAATCCGCCGAGCATCTGAAGCACAATCCCAATGGTCACGTTCCCGTGCTCGAGGACGACGGCAATACCGTATGGGAATCGATGGCGATCAACCTCTACCTGGCCGAGAAGTATGGCAAGAATTCACTGTGGCCGGCGGAAGCCGCGCACGGCGACGTGTTCAAGTGGAGCTTCTGGGCGATGACCGAGGTCGAGCCTCATCTGATGACGCTGCTGATGCAGCGCGTGCTGCTCCCGGCCGATCAGCGTGACGAGAAGGCCGCCCAGAAAGCGGCCGACGCGCTGAAGGCCCCGCTAGGCGTTCTCAACCATGCGCTGACGGGCAAGGAATACCTCACGGGCAATAGTTTCACGATCGCGGACCTGAACGTCGCCTCGGTTTTGAGCTGGGCGGCCATGATGCGCCTCGACATGTCGGCGACGCCGGCAGTGGCAGACTGGCTAAAGCGATGCCTCGGCCGCGAAGCCAATGCCAAAGTGCGCGCACTGAAGTAA
- a CDS encoding MSMEG_1061 family FMN-dependent PPOX-type flavoprotein, with product MQTNDHRITNEEQLRAILGNPSPATKSKVLSELDEAATDFVQRSPFIVLATADREGNQDASPKGDHPGFIAIEDSRTLLIPERKGNKLAFGYLNILENPRVGLIFLTPGTNETLRINGAAELTSDPKVCELLTARGAPAILAIRVKIHECFFHCAKAFIRSQLWKPETWHPLKVSFGKQFAQRAGKGDDLAQKIDEAIERDYRENL from the coding sequence ATGCAAACCAACGATCATCGAATCACGAACGAAGAGCAGCTGCGCGCGATCCTCGGCAATCCGTCTCCGGCGACGAAGAGCAAAGTGCTGAGCGAGCTCGACGAGGCCGCGACGGACTTCGTCCAACGCTCGCCATTCATCGTGCTCGCGACGGCAGATCGCGAAGGCAATCAGGACGCCTCGCCCAAGGGCGACCATCCTGGCTTTATCGCGATCGAAGACTCACGCACGTTGCTGATTCCGGAGCGCAAGGGCAACAAGCTCGCGTTCGGCTACCTCAATATCCTGGAGAATCCGCGGGTCGGGCTGATCTTCCTGACTCCCGGCACCAACGAGACGCTGCGTATCAATGGCGCCGCCGAGCTGACGTCGGATCCCAAAGTATGCGAGCTGCTGACGGCGCGTGGCGCGCCGGCGATCCTCGCGATTCGGGTGAAAATCCACGAATGCTTCTTCCACTGCGCGAAGGCGTTCATAAGATCGCAACTGTGGAAGCCCGAGACGTGGCATCCGCTCAAAGTTTCCTTCGGCAAGCAATTCGCGCAGCGGGCGGGCAAGGGCGACGATCTGGCGCAGAAGATCGACGAAGCTATCGAGCGCGACTATCGCGAGAACCTCTGA
- a CDS encoding TIGR03118 family protein, whose protein sequence is MKGLLNGTLKKTCAALAVSAIALTASNALALPQLFYNSSNLVSDEPGVAPVTDPKLVNAWGISFIAGSGNTAGSPFWISDNNSGFSTLYDGTGAIFDIPMTMIPFFVTIPLPTGVMPPPPAAPTGMVSNTGTAFCGDLFIFDTEDGTLSGWQLADGLNAMLRVDNSEVPDTADGAVYKGLEMATPKSGIPTLYATDFRHGTIDTFQTNTSGQTCQYEQVSLKGNFSDPTLPKGYAPFNVKLIGGKLYVTYALQDAARHDDVPGLGRGFVDIFDTDGDFERRFAARGALNAPWGLSMAPNNFGIVTGQLLVGNFGDGRINVFTPGLGIPLGQLRTRDKFAVRPLVIDGLWSLINGTGALNAPNNSLYFTAGPDGESHGLFGTITPGF, encoded by the coding sequence ATGAAAGGATTACTCAATGGCACGCTGAAGAAGACGTGTGCCGCGCTCGCGGTGTCGGCGATCGCCTTGACGGCATCGAATGCACTCGCGCTGCCGCAACTCTTTTACAATTCCAGCAATCTCGTCTCCGACGAGCCGGGCGTTGCGCCGGTGACGGATCCCAAGCTGGTCAACGCCTGGGGCATCTCATTCATCGCGGGCAGCGGCAACACGGCTGGCTCGCCATTCTGGATCAGCGACAACAATTCAGGATTCTCGACGCTATACGACGGAACTGGCGCGATCTTCGATATTCCGATGACGATGATTCCGTTCTTCGTCACGATTCCACTGCCCACTGGCGTGATGCCGCCGCCGCCCGCCGCGCCAACCGGGATGGTCTCCAACACCGGTACAGCATTCTGCGGTGATCTTTTTATCTTCGATACCGAGGATGGCACGCTATCGGGCTGGCAACTCGCGGACGGCCTGAATGCGATGCTCAGGGTCGACAATTCAGAGGTACCTGATACCGCTGACGGCGCGGTGTACAAAGGCCTCGAGATGGCGACGCCGAAGAGTGGAATCCCGACGCTTTATGCCACCGACTTTCGCCACGGCACGATCGACACCTTTCAGACCAATACCAGCGGCCAAACCTGTCAGTACGAGCAGGTCAGTCTGAAAGGAAACTTCAGCGACCCGACATTGCCGAAGGGTTACGCTCCATTCAACGTCAAGTTGATCGGCGGTAAGCTCTACGTCACGTATGCGCTGCAGGATGCGGCCCGGCACGACGACGTGCCCGGATTGGGGCGCGGCTTTGTCGATATCTTCGACACCGACGGTGATTTCGAGCGGCGCTTCGCCGCGCGCGGCGCATTGAACGCGCCGTGGGGTTTGTCGATGGCGCCCAATAACTTCGGAATCGTTACCGGCCAATTGCTGGTCGGAAACTTTGGCGACGGTCGTATCAATGTGTTTACACCCGGTCTTGGAATTCCGCTGGGACAACTCCGGACGCGCGACAAGTTCGCGGTTCGTCCGCTCGTGATCGACGGCCTGTGGTCGCTGATCAATGGAACCGGCGCGCTGAATGCTCCGAACAACAGCCTCTATTTCACCGCCGGTCCGGACGGCGAGAGTCACGGATTGTTCGGAACGATTACACCTGGTTTCTAG
- a CDS encoding PaaI family thioesterase: MSELNINFEAAWAASQVPATGRRKEAQRLADAMRRVIEHLVQVAAPEDDLRRAAELLEGYAERLAKYPVSRTYEGFAEAANAGDTHVFFDHSPLIGMANPLAPPIRMAVLGDRIEGRVAFGLPYEGPPGHVHGGFIAAAFDEVLGMAQSLTGNPGMTGTLTIRYRRPTPLLKELVFEGRVDRVEGRKIFTIGKVSSDGVVTAEAEGLFIAVGAERFIAMAEARAKSNGDSK; this comes from the coding sequence ATGAGCGAACTGAACATCAACTTCGAGGCGGCATGGGCCGCGAGCCAAGTCCCCGCAACCGGTCGCCGCAAGGAGGCGCAGCGCCTCGCCGACGCGATGCGCAGAGTTATCGAGCATCTCGTGCAGGTGGCCGCGCCCGAGGACGACCTGCGCCGCGCCGCCGAACTGCTCGAAGGCTACGCCGAGCGGCTCGCCAAGTATCCCGTGTCGCGCACCTACGAGGGTTTCGCCGAAGCCGCTAACGCCGGTGACACGCACGTATTCTTCGATCACAGTCCGCTTATCGGGATGGCGAATCCGCTCGCGCCGCCGATTCGGATGGCGGTGCTCGGCGATCGCATCGAGGGCCGCGTCGCGTTCGGGCTGCCTTACGAAGGACCGCCGGGACACGTGCACGGCGGATTCATCGCGGCGGCTTTCGACGAAGTCCTCGGCATGGCGCAATCGCTCACCGGCAATCCCGGCATGACCGGCACGCTCACAATTCGTTATCGCCGCCCAACGCCGCTGCTCAAGGAGTTGGTGTTCGAAGGCCGCGTCGATCGCGTCGAAGGCCGCAAGATCTTCACAATCGGCAAAGTCTCTTCAGACGGAGTAGTAACTGCCGAAGCCGAAGGCCTCTTCATCGCAGTCGGCGCCGAGCGCTTCATCGCGATGGCCGAGGCGCGCGCCAAATCCAACGGCGATAGCAAGTAG
- a CDS encoding biotin/lipoyl-binding protein, with product MPPDSEANDNPVLRAIGLLLSAAIIVAAIVVLLYVTRQYYVYPRTDDAYVRANTVGIAPHVSGPIVELPVVDNQLVRKGDLLFEVDPRPYQDTLDKLEAQLKLTELDIDAYENAIHAAGAEQKRREADAAYARQYLNRIEPLLAKHYVTANDVFNARSRVEAEEAGVRNAQSEVKRAQNQLGKYGDINARLKSAEAEVADAKLNVEYCYVKAPFDGYITNLNIAVGQYANEGRDVLAMVDNRTWYVIANFRENFLSHIKPGMTADVFLLAYPSRRFRGHVQGVGWALYQANGASIEGLPQVEPTLNWVRLSQRFPVRVILDERDANNPFRMGATAVVTIQGYRQ from the coding sequence ATGCCGCCCGACTCGGAAGCTAACGACAACCCCGTCTTGCGCGCGATCGGGTTGCTGCTGAGCGCGGCGATTATCGTGGCCGCAATCGTCGTCCTGCTTTACGTGACGCGCCAGTACTACGTCTATCCGCGCACCGACGACGCATACGTGCGCGCCAACACGGTGGGAATCGCTCCGCACGTGAGCGGGCCGATCGTCGAGCTGCCGGTGGTCGATAATCAGCTCGTGCGCAAGGGCGACCTGCTGTTCGAGGTCGATCCGCGGCCCTACCAGGACACGCTCGACAAGCTCGAGGCCCAGCTCAAGCTGACGGAGCTCGATATCGACGCCTACGAGAATGCGATTCATGCCGCGGGTGCCGAGCAGAAGCGGCGCGAGGCCGATGCGGCCTACGCGCGGCAATATCTGAATCGCATCGAGCCGCTGCTCGCCAAGCATTACGTGACCGCCAACGATGTCTTCAACGCGCGCTCGCGCGTCGAAGCCGAGGAGGCAGGCGTGCGCAACGCGCAGTCGGAGGTCAAGCGCGCGCAGAATCAGCTCGGCAAGTACGGCGACATCAACGCGCGCCTCAAGTCCGCGGAGGCCGAGGTCGCCGACGCAAAACTGAACGTCGAGTACTGCTACGTGAAGGCGCCCTTTGACGGCTATATCACCAATCTCAATATCGCTGTCGGCCAGTATGCCAACGAAGGACGCGACGTACTGGCGATGGTCGATAACCGCACCTGGTACGTGATCGCGAACTTCCGCGAGAACTTCCTCTCGCACATCAAGCCCGGGATGACCGCCGACGTGTTTCTGCTCGCCTATCCGAGCCGCCGCTTCCGCGGCCACGTGCAGGGCGTGGGATGGGCGCTCTACCAGGCCAACGGCGCGTCGATCGAAGGCCTGCCGCAGGTCGAGCCGACGCTCAACTGGGTGCGGTTATCGCAGCGCTTCCCGGTGCGAGTCATTCTTGACGAGCGCGACGCCAACAATCCGTTCCGAATGGGCGCAACAGCAGTAGTGACAATCCAGGGATACCGGCAGTAG